The genomic window TTGTGGTTACACCCACGTAAAGCTAAAAGAGATTATCCATCCCGATTTTTTTGATTTTTCGCCGATTGAAAATCAGCTTTCGGGTTATAATGCCTGTTTCTTTTGTTTGGGGATTACTTCTGTAGGTGTTGACAATGATACCTATTACAAAATGACCTATACGCTAACCATGCATGTTGCCGAAACGTTAAGTAAGCTAAATGAGGCGATGACTTTTTGTTATGTTTCCGGTGGTGGAACTAATGAAAATGGAAGGTTGAAATGGGCGCAGATAAAGGGCAAAACAGAGAATGATTTAATGAGATTGCCTTTTACGCAGGTGTTTAATTTTCGCCCGGGTTTTATTAAACCGCTGCCAGGACAAAAATATGCCCATAAATTTTATAAATATATCAATTGGTTATTCCCTATTGGAAGGGCCATTTATCCAGGTGGGTTTTGCACTATGGCCGAACTGGGCAATGCCATGATTAATACTTTAAGCCACAATGGCGAGCGAAGGATTTTAGAAGGGAAAAACATTATTTCCTTATCAAAAGAATAAGCCCAGGTGCTACAATGAGCTCCCGGGCTTATTAATTATCAGCTCCTTATAGACCAGTTTAGGTTTGTTTAGTTGTTTTTAGCAAATTTAATATAATGCTGCAACAGCATTTTTATCTTTTGTTGATAATACAGTGGCACCTGATCCGCATTGGCCACCATTCATAAGAGATGAGGCATCTGTTCCGGTAACACCAGGAACATTTGTAGCAGTAGATTCGCCCTGAGCTGACCAGTTGGTATGTCTGAAAGAAATACAATGTCCAAACTCATGGCATATCGTTCTTGCGCGTTGTGCAAATGAATTGCCCGCAATGTAATTTTTATTGATTTTAACTAAAGCACCTGCACTTCCGCCTGAAGGGAATTGCCCTTGGCCACAAACACCATTTCCTAAATTTTCGTCTTTGATCAGGATGTCATAAGGTGCTGTCGTTACCACGCTAAAACGTAAGGTCGAATTTGGAACACCATTCCATTGTGCAATTGCACTGTTGATCTCGCTGCTCATAGAAGTCATAGATGGATCTACAAAAATTCTTATGTTTAGCTTTTTAGTGCTGTTTACAATGCTTCCGGTATAATACTGCTCAGTTTTAGCTCCGGCGCCATTAGCAGGGATTTCCATGTTTTTGGGGAATGTAATATCTTCTTCTACGATAAATTCATTTCCATTATCAACAATACTTGCTGCAGGGAAGCCCAAATCTTTAATGTACTGCAAAACTTTGTCCGAATTTTTTACTGTTTCTTGAGGCTCAGTGATCGATTCCTGATTTTTTTTACAGGCTGCAATTACCAATGCCACCATGGCAACGATGGCAATCTTTTTTAGATTATTTTTCATGAAGTTTAAGTTAGTTAAGTCCTTTCGGAGCTGATAAACAAATGTAACAGAACATGTTACATTAATTATGGCTGTAGGATAATTTTACACGAAAACTTAATTAATATGCTTTGTAATGTTTTAAAGTTGTGTTTGTATTTAAAAATTTACATCAACAATCTGTTTTATCGATAATATTTTAGTTAAATAAGAGTTGTCAAAGAAAAACAAGATTAATTCCGTATCGCTTACCAACCAAAAAAAGGGGTACTACCAGTTAATTCTTCTTACCTTGCCAAATTATGGCCAAAAAGCCCAAAATTTATAATATGCAAAATGAGAGTATAGCCTTACAGGCGAAAGTGTTTTTATACCATTTAAACAATGCCAACAACGAAAATGGTTTCCGGGCCAAAGAATCGTGGAAGTTTAGCCAGGTAAGTGAGCAGGGAAAGGCAGAAATAGAGCACGATTTCTTCCCTACGGTTTCTGTTCAGGTAGACCCAAAAAAGATACATGATTTTGCAGCAAGCGTATTATCGCAGCTTAAGGAACAACCTAAAATTAATGTGCCAGATCTTAATGTTAGTATCCAAACCGGATCAGAATATTTTATTGCTTTTTCTCCTGACAGGATGATCAGGTAAAGTGGAAATGCACGTTGGGAAATGTGAGCTGAAATAGAGAAAACACTTTATTTAAAAATATTTTTATGTTGATTTTTACACTGCCATAGGGTTGTCAGTGGCCTGTGTTTTCTTTGTGTAACTAAAACAAAAAAGACATGGTACAGGAACAATTATTCGCAGAAACAATGGAAGAAACTTCCCTTGTGTATTTAATGAAAAATTATGCAAACTATAATTTCTGGGCAAATTTAACCTTGGTAAATTGGTTAAAAAATCATCCGGAAGAATTATTGGAGCAGGAAGTATTATCGAGTTTTAAAAGTGTAAAGTTAACGCTTGCCCATATTTTACAGGCACAGGAATATTGGTATTCAATTCTCACTAAAACCGAATTCGAATTTCGTGAATATGGAAGTTTGAATGATATTTTTGATGCGCTGTTGAAACAGTCGGAAAACTTAGCCGTTTATATTACAGCAATCAGTGAAGATAGATTTAATGAGAAAACAGAAATTCAAAGCCCTTGGTTTACTTCCGACTTTCAGAATTTTGAATATGTGTTACATGTTTTCAACCACAGTACCTACCACCGTGGCCAGATCATTACCATCTGCCATAATTTAGGAATAACAGGAGCCCCTATGACGGATTATAATTTCTATAATGTAATGGCGAAATAAAATACCATTCGTTAAATAATGGCTTGTCGGAAAATCTCATTCAATGTAGATCTTCCGACAAGCCTTTCTGGTATATTAGCTACCTACTATTATTTTTTATTGTCGTATTTTCTTTGATTGTCCTTATTTGGAAGTTTGATCAGACCGTTGGCCGCCGCCATTGGTTATTCCCTGGATTTTTTTATCCGTTTTAACATCATGGTTAGCCCGGTCAGCTATTGAACTGCCCTGAACCGTTGGATTGTTTTTGGGTGTGCTTGTATTTTTCATAACTCTAAGATTTAGTGAATAAATTGTAGCGCGTTGTAATAACAACCAATGTGGGATTGGATATGTTTTGATTTTTTGAATTTGCTCGTCATTTCGAGCGGACCCGATAGCTCGGGTGCAACGGAGTCGAGAAATCTAACTGGAACAGATCTTTCCATTCCGCCGCGCTTCATCCGATACTAACCTGAGTTCGATTAATTAGCATGCAAAAATTGGTTTGAGGGTGCTTTTTAGTAATTGACAGCCGTTTTTCAGGAAAGAATGAATAAGCAATACTTCCGCATTTGTAAAAAACAAGATCGCCTGGTTGCCCATTAATTTTGATTATTCCATTCTGGAGCACCATAATTTTAGTATATTAGGTTAAACAAAAGGGATGATCACTCAATTTAGTCAATCAAACTAAAAATCCCCAAAAAAATATTTCAAACCCACCTTTACGCCACCTTTACCCTACGTTTACTCCAGCTTTCGGCCAGGCTTGGCTGCACCCTGCTTCGTATGTAGTTCGATACTGCTTCGAAGCCACTTTAGTAAAAATAAAGCCCCGTTGCAGGTGGGCTATGCATGAAGTTTGCATTACTTTAGGTTAGCAGGTTAACAATAGCTAAATAAAAGGTAGAGAAAAACATAGCTTAGGGTTATTTTGGGCCACAGCTGTGTCGGTATTGGGGTATGGAAAATGGTGGGGGAAGGCAAAATACAAAAGTTAAAGCTTTTGCACCTCCTTTCAATTACTACTGTCCCGAGGCCGCAAGCCCTCCCCGATTTTTCATCGGTGGGCTTTTGCTGACAACCAAAAAAGCTTTGACGAATTATCTGACATCGGATGGAGGCCTTTTAGTTATGCCTTGGTGTTTGTTGTTTTCAATGGCAGGCATGCTTTCGCTGCGCTCAGGTTTGTTTCTTTTCTATCAAGAGAAAAGAAAGAGCCTTTCGGCGGCGGCGAGCCGAGGGGTAAAGAAAATAATATCATCTCATAACCATCCCTGCCCATCCTGGATTAGGAGGGGAGTGTCCCACATCGTTCCAAATATAGCAGGCCACACCAAACAGAAATAAGTACTAAATACTTGCTAATAAGCCCATAAAAATAATCGAAATCAGGTTACTAACCATCAACCATTTAAAAATGAACCAATAGCCAATTACTAGTACAACAAAAATATGGTCGGCTTTTTATGAAGATCTATTTCCTCTTTTCGCCAATTATAAACACTTTGAGTTTTAATAAATTCATCTTCTGCAGTTAGGTTGCTGGCTACACAAACCTGCGTATTGGGTTTGCAGCTTTTCAGCACTTCTTCAAAAAGCTGGTTATTGCGGAAAGGTGTTTCGATAAATATCTGTGTTTGTTTATAGCGGCTTGCCGATAAATCTAAATCTTTAATCCGTTTGGTACGTTGCTCTTTATCAATCGGTAAATAACCCCAAAAGGCGAAACTCTGTCCGTTAAAACCTGAGGCCATTAAAGCCAACAAAATTGAACTTGGGCCTACCAATGGCACCACTTTAATGCCGCGTTTATGTGCTTCGGCAACAATATCAGCTCCAGGATCGGCAATGCCCGGGCAACCCGCTTCGCTCATTAAGCCTACATCTTTTCCGGCAGCAAGCTCAACAAAAAACTGACCTAAATCTGTCCGGTTATGTTTGCCATAATCGTGCACGATTAAATCTTTCTGTGGTGTTTTTAAACCAGCCTCTTTCAAAAACCGACGGGCTGTTTTACTGTTTTCTACAATGTAGGTATCAATCTGGTTAATGGTATCAACCAAATAAGGGGTAAAAGTTTTATGTGCTACCTCTTCAGCCAATGGTACGGGAATAAGGTATAAAGTGCCTTTTTGCATGCTACAAAAATACTTACAATAAATAGAATTTAAGTTCTAAAATTTATAGTAGTGGCAATATAATCTCTTTTGTGAACAAAGGTGTAGCAAATTTTATTTCTAACTGACTTATTTTCTGCACAATTAAAATGTGCTTAAAACGTTAAATATTAGTTAAATATGCCTCATAGGGCAATATTTGAAGGAAAACACAGAAACTATGCATGCATATTAAACCTTCTGCATTTTTGGTTCTCTAATTGATACACACACGTTAGGTTATTAAAATAAAACACACAAATGAAAACACTGAAATCTACGGCACTTGTGCTGGGGCTATTTGCGCTCCTTGCCGGAACCACAACCCTTGTCAGGGCACAAGACTATCAAAACGATTACCAGGACGATGGTTATAGCACTGGCAATGTTTCTTTACAGACTTTTTACGATGAACTTTCGCCTTATGGTACCTGGATACAAGATCCTCAATATGGATATGTTTGGCGTCCGGATGTAGATCAGAGCGAATTTCGTCCATATTATACAAACGGACGTTGGGCGATGACCGAATACGGTAATACATGGGTTTCCAATTACGACTGGGGCTGGGCTCCTTTCCACTACGGTCGTTGGGTAATTAACAGTTACAGACAATGGATCTGGTTACCTGATACCAATTGGGGACCAGCCTGGGTAGATTGGAGAAGCGGCGATGGTTATTACGGATGGGCTCCAATGGCGCCAAGTATTAGTATTAACCTAAGTTTTGGCCGTCGATATTCGGTGCCAGAATTTTGCTGGAATTTTATTCCACAACGCAATATCTATGTTAATGTGTTCCCGAGATATGATTACGGACGCAATAATGTATATATCCGCAATACCACCATTATCAATAATACTTATGTTTATAACAGAAGAACCTATTATGGTGGCCCGAGGGTTGAAGATATCAGGCGTGCAACCAATAGAGATGTAACCGTTTACAGATATGCGCAAAGTTCAAGACCTGGCGCGAGTAGGGTTGGTGGTAGAGAGGTTTCTATTTACAGACCTAGACCAGAGCGTAATGCTGATAATCGTAGTGCAGCACCAAGAAAATTTGAGCAAGGCAATGCTGGCATTAGCAGGGGTGGAAGGAATGAAGGTTATACCAATCGCGATCAAAGAGGCGGTAATAGCAATAATAACGATAACCGTTTTGGATCGAGAGGAGATAACCGTACCGGGCAACCTGATAGGAACAACGGGACCATAAGCAGAGACAATAATAATCAGCCTAATAACAGAGGCGAAGTTTATAATAGAGATGCTAATGGACGTATTAGCCGTGGTAATACCAATGGTCTAGACGGAAGAAACGGACAGGAAAATGTAAACCGCGGTCAGAATCAGCAACGTTTGGAGCAGATGAGACAACAGCGTACACAGCAAGACCGGATGAGCCAAGATCAGCAACGTGCACAGCGCGATGCTCAAACACAGCAACGTGGTCAGGCAGACCAACAGCAACGTGCGGCTCAAATGGAGCAACAAAGGGCACAGCGTAACGAGCAATTTCAACAACAGCGTACGCAACGTGATGCCCAGGTACAGCAGCAACGTAATGAGCAGATGCAACAGCAACGTGCACAACAGGCTCAAGCCCAACAACAGGAAAGGACTCAACGAGATGCGCAGATGCAACAGCAAAGAAATGAGCAAATGCAACAACAACGTGCGCAGCAGGCTCAGGCTCAGCAACAAGAAAGAGCGCAACGTAATGAGCAGATGCAGCAGCAACGTGCACAACAGGCACAGCAACAACAGCAGGAACGTGCACAGCGTGATGCCCAGGCTCAACAACAAAGAGCACAACAGCAGCAGCAGCAGCAAATGCAACAAAGACAAGAACAAAGAAGAACGGAAGCACCACAACAACAGCAACAAAGAGGTGGTGAAAGAAGCGGCTCTGAAGGAGGAAGACCATCAAGGGGTGGTAGAGGATAGATTGATAAGTCCCGATGAAAATCGGGACTTTTTTATTTTAAAGACTTATAACTTTAATAGCAAGGTAGCGGAACTTTGTTAAGCTCTGTAGATTTGGAAATGAAACGTTCAGTATTACTTCGGGAGCATCAATCCCGTTATCCGCAATAGCTCCGATAAAAGATCGTAGGCTGCCGCTGCTACCTGGTTTAAAAACAAAGGTTTGTGCAGCTAAGCACCCAGCCAAAAATAGCAGCACTTCACAAGACACCTAGACCCTGACCCGTTAGCTATCGGATGGAAGTGAACACGAAGCTGCAGGCAAAGTAGAACGGAAAGCAGGAGGAAACTGAAATAGTGTAGAAAATTGCTTTCCAGATAGATAGATCGTCATTGCGAGGCACGAAGCAATCTTACAACTATCGCTACTAGCGAGTGCATTAAGATCCCCAATCGAGTTGGGAATGACGACTTCTCACAGCCAATCATTTGCAAAAAAAATCATTTATATTGATTTTATACAGTAATTATTCTTCAGGGTGGCACAACAAGAAAAATATGGTTTAGATTATTGTCCCGCCGCTGCATGAAGCTTGCTTAAATCAGTTCCCCTAAAAGTGCTTTCGGCATTTGGGTGTAGGTTTTCGGGATCGAGTAAAAAAGTAGTTATTCCCAGTTCCAGCCCAAATTTAATTTCCGACTCTGCATCATCACCTATAATTAAAATATCATCCTTGTTTAGGCCATATTTTTCAATCAGTAGTTTAAAAGCTTCCTTTTTATTGGTGGTTGAAACATCCACAACATGTACGGCTTCAAAATCATCAGCAATGCCCAACATCTTTACTTTTGAGGTTTGCTGTTTCGGGAAACCTGCCGTTACAATAAATTTCCGGCCTTTAAGACTTTTAATGTAATGATAATCATCGCTTGGGTTTAAGGGCCTGGTTACTTCGCGATTTTTTAAATAATCAACCGCCCGATCTATGGCCAGTTGTTTAAAGCCATATTTTTCAGCTACTTTTTGGAAAGGTGTTCTCAGCATTTCTTTTTTTGATGTTTGATATGCCTCATCAGTAATCCCTAAATCTTCCTGATCTAACAGTTGGTATAAACCACTCATTAGTTGCGCTTCGTTAGGTTTGGTAAAGTAGATGGTATTGTCGAGATCGATAAAAAAAATATGCTTCATTTAAATGGAATGATTTATTTTGTAATAAAAGCAAAACAACAGGTGCCAATTAATGTTTAATTATTTAAAGAATAAAGTTATGACAAAGGAAACAAAAATTATTGTAGGCGTATTAGCTGGAGCAGCACTTGGTGCAACAATCGCATTGGCATTATCTTCAGATTCGACAAGCGATTTAAAAGGTAAAGTATCAGATTTTTTTGCTGATCTATTAGACGCTTCAAAAGATAAATTAGCGGGTTTAACAGATAAAGCTACAGGTGTAGCAGATAAGGTAAAAGATAAAATAGCAGAAATAAATGCATAAAGAATTGGAAGTGCCGGAAATATCCGGCATTTTTATTCTATATATTTTCTAACCACCATCTCAATGAACATTGCTTTTCATGGTGCCGCCCGTACTGTTACGGGGAGTAAGCACCTTATTACCTTAAAAAACGGCACTCAGATTTTATTAGATTGCGGCTTATTCCAGGGGATGGGCCGTGTTACCGATAAATTAAACGATTTTTTTGGTTTCGACGCCAAAAAGGTTACTTACCTGGTTTTATCACATGCACATATAGATCATTGTGGCTTATTGCCTAAATTGGTTGCAGAAGGATTTGAAGGTAAGATTTTCTGTACTTCGGCAACTATGGATCTGGCCCGCATTTTAATGATGGATTCTGCCAAAATCCAGATGCAGGATGCAGCGTTTTCTAACCGCCATCTGCGCGAAGGCGAAGAAATGGAAGAACCACTTTACACCGATGAAGACGTTACTAAAACGCTTAGTCAGATGAAGATTGTGGAGTATGAAGAAGATTTCGAGATTGAGGCTGGGATTCGGTTAAAGTTTACTGATGCAGGTCACATTTTAGGCAGTGCTGCTGTACATCTTACCATTACGGAAGACGGAAAACCTACGCGGATTACCTTTTCCGGCGATGTTGGCCGTTATGGCGACCTGCTTTTAAAAAGTCCGCAGCAGTTTGATCAGGCCGATTATATCTTAATGGAGTCAACCTACGGCGACTCGCTGCATAAAGATCTCGATCCGATCGAAAACATGCTTTTAGAGATCATTAATAATACCTGCAAAATAAAAAAGGGCAAAGTAATTATTCCTGCCTTTGCAGTTGGCCGTACTCAGGAGCTTCTTTATGCTTTAAATGGTTTAGAATTGAAAGGCAAGTTGCCTGATGTACCGTATTATGTAGATAGCCCTTTATCTTCAAAGGCAACTGAAATTCTTAAAAACCACCCTGAAGTATATAATAATGGCGTTAAAGAAATTTTAAAGGTAGATCATGATATATTTGGTTTTAAAGGACTGCGTTTTATCGAAAGTGTAGAAGAATCGAAAGCTTTAAACGCCGATCCCAGGCCGTGTGTAATTATCTCTGCATCGGGTATGGCAGAGGCCGGCAGGGTAAAACACCACATCAGGAACAATATTGGTAACCAAAAAAATACCATTTTAATTGTAGGGTATTGCGAACCTAACTCGCTTGGTGGTAAATTAATCGGCGGACAAAAAGTGGTTGAAATTTTCCGCGATGAATATGAGGTTAAGGCCGAAGTAAGATCGATAAAATCGATGAGCGCACATGGCGATTACGAAGATTTACTGCATTTTTTATCAGGTCAGGATCCTGCTAAGGTAAAACAGCTGTTCTTGGTACATGGAGAATACGAAGTACAACAACATTTCGCCAGCAAATTGAAAGATGCGGGTTTTAAACATGTAGCTATTCCCGAATATCATCAGGTATTTGAGATTGAATAATTTTGAGGTGCAGGTCTGGATTTGTAATCCGGACCTTTATTCTCCAGATTTGTAATCTGGTTTTTTGATTCCTCATTTTCTTTAAGCTTTAGTCTTTCAGCTTTCCTCCCTATCTTTGCCCACATGGATGTTTTTGGTAAAGCGTTAACAGATATTTATAGAACAGGCGAGGCTGATACCCTTTGGTTGCACAATTCGTATGGTGAGTCAGAAGAAATGCCTTTAGAATTCTTCTTCCGTGATGATGAAGATATGCCAGTTCTCGAACTTCAGGCATTACACATGTGCAGTGGGAAGGTATTGGATATCGGTGCCGGTGTAGGTAGTCATGCTTTACTTTTACAGGCTTTTAATATCGATGTAACAGCCATTGATATTTCGGAAGCAGCGGTGAATATTATGAAAGCGCGTGGTGTAAAAAAAGCATTCGTACAGGATGTTTTTACCTATCAGGAAAAATTCGATACCATTATTATGCTTATGAACGGCATCGGTTTAACCGGAACTTTGCCCGGTTTTAAGGATTTCCTGATCAAGCTAAAAGACCTCATCAATCCCAACGGGCAGGTAATTTTCGATTCTTCTGATATTGCTTATTTATATGAAGATATGCCTAAACCGCAAAACCAATATTATGGAGAGGTTGCTTATCAGTATGAATATAAAGGCGAAAAAGGCAATTGGTTTAATTGGATTTATATAGATGAAGAAACCATCAAGCGTACGGCTCATGAAACGGGATGGGATGCCGAATTGATTTTTGATGATGGCGAAGATCAGTATTTGGTCAAATTGACTTTGAAGCAATAATCTAAAAGTCATAAAGCTTTTGATACGTCTATTTTAAATTAAGAGGCTCATAAATTTGTTAGATACAAATATGAGTACTACGAAAATTAAACTAAGTGTGTTAGATCAATCGCCGGTTCGCAAGGGTGTTACCGCCCGCCGCGCCATTGAAGAAACCACTATACTGGCACAAGAAACCGAAAGATTGGGATATCACCGTTTCTGGGTTTCAGAACATCACAATACCACCAGTTTGGCAGGTTCAACACCCGAAATCTTAATTGCCCATTTGGCCAATCATACCAAAACTTTAAGGATAGGTTCTGGCGGTATTATGCTGCCCAACCATAGTGCGTTAAAGGTTGCAGAAAGTTTTCGTTTGCTGGAAGTAATGCACCCTAACCGGATCGATCTGGGAATGGGCCGTGCACCGGGTACCGACCGCATTACGGCTTCGATGCTTAACCCATCAAACAATTGGAGCGAGCAGGATTTTGTAGAACAACTGCGCGAGCTGCAACATTACTTGCATGATACCTCTGATGGCGGTATCCAGGCCAAAATAAAAGCCATTCCCATTGCTGAAACCGTTCCGCAACAATGGCTTTTGAGCAGCAGCGGGCAAAGTGCCTTATTTTCGGCCCACTTTGGAATGGGCTTTTCTTTTGCACATTTTATTAATCCGCATGGAGGACCACAGGCTGTTCAATACTACAGGGAACATTTTAAACCTTCGGTTGATTTGGCAAAACCAGTTGAAAATGTGGCACTATTTGTTTTCTGCTCAGAAGATGAAGAAAAGGTAAAACAGCAGGAGGCTTTAATGGCTTACCGTTTTCTCCAGCTGGAAAAGGGTGGCGGCTTAACTGCTGTAGGTTGGAACGATATTAAAGATGTCAGTTATAACGCTGCAGAGCAGGAGCGGATTAAGGCCAATAAACCACGAATGATTTATGGTACGCCTGCGGTAATTAAAGAGCGGCTTATTAAACTGGCTTCCGATTATGATGTTGATGAATTGATGGCAGTTACCATTACCGAGCATTTTGAAGATCGGATAAAATCGTACGAGTTACTTGCGGAGATGTTTTAATAGATAAAGTCGTCATTGCGAGGCACGAAGCAATCCTACAACTATGGGTGGGATAACAAATAAAACCTAGCTAAAGCATTAAGATTGCTTCGTGCCTCGCAATGACGATCACATGAGATTGCCGATTTAAAAATTAAAAAACGTTTGTCTGCCGCCAACTTTTTGCCCAAAATTTTGGATGTTATAAGTAAGGGTAAGCATGCCATACCTACCCAGATTATTACTCTGCGTATCGATAACGCTGTTACCCGTAATCTGAATGTTCCTACGTACATTGCTCTGCAAAATATCATTAACCGAGAATTTTAATTGCGCCCTGTCGTTTTTCATGAAAAGGTAAGTAAGAGCGGCATTCCAGAATTTGATGTTATTGTTATATCCGGCGATTTTTTGATCATTAATGGTTAAAGAATAACTCGTTTCGAAAACCAATTTTTTGGGATAACGGATAATCAGTTCGGATGTGCTTTGGTGGGTGTTGTAGCTAATGTTAGTGTAATAGCTATCATCGTACCTACTGCGATTCAGGTTTACCGAATACGACTGGTTAATTTCTACCTTGTCATTCAGGTTTAACCTTATACTTCCATTAGGCCCTACATAGAACACATTTGCATCGCTCTCAATGTTGTTCACCATAACTGGACTATGATCAAAATTGGCCCAGAAGCCTAAGCCTACTTTTAAACTTGTTTTATCTTTTTTGAAATCTTTCGAAATATTGGCCCCTCCACTAAAATTATAGATACCATTTTTATTAACCGGGTTAACCGTTTGAACACCATCTTTAATGGTAATAGCGTTAACAATGCCGTTTTTTGTGAAATTACCATAACCATATAAATTATAATTAATCAGGCTTTTAGGGTCATATTTGTACATATTCATACTTAAGCCCTGCATACGGGCAGGCAGTAGATTTGGGTTTCCATTTCTGATGTAAAATGCATTGGTATTGTCGGCCACTGGTTGAAGATAACTTACATCTGGCTCTGTAAAACGGGCCGAATAGTTAAAGCGGAATATTTTATATTTTAATTGAAAGGTTGGCCATATAAAATTATAACGCTGATCAATATCTACGGTATTGGTAAAGCGGTTGTTTAACGAAATGTAGTTGTGTACCAATCCCGGTTGAAGGTAAAGATCTTTGGTTACTTTGTACCCCAGGCTAATATTTGTATTGGTTTTAAAGCCAGCCTGTTTAACGGTTTGCGATAAATCTGGTACAACAATATCATACAGCTGGTTAGCTGGATTGCGGTAAAAAGTGCCTAATGCATTTTCATTATTGATGATATTTCCGCTTACATCTGCTTTAAAATTCAGTTTTTTGCTAATTGGTTCGGTATAGTTGCTATAGAGGTAAGACCTGAAGTTATCAATGGTATTATTCCTTAACTGATCAATTTCCGAAGTAGATGGTGTAATGTAAAAAACACTGCTGCTCCTGTTATAATTAATAATTGGATTAGGAGTTGCTGAAATATCGGCTCCAATATTGAAAGATCT from Flavobacterium sp. W4I14 includes these protein-coding regions:
- a CDS encoding putative damage-inducible protein DinB (product_source=COG2318; cog=COG2318; pfam=PF05163; superfamily=109854), which codes for MVQEQLFAETMEETSLVYLMKNYANYNFWANLTLVNWLKNHPEELLEQEVLSSFKSVKLTLAHILQAQEYWYSILTKTEFEFREYGSLNDIFDALLKQSENLAVYITAISEDRFNEKTEIQSPWFTSDFQNFEYVLHVFNHSTYHRGQIITICHNLGITGAPMTDYNFYNVMAK
- a CDS encoding hypothetical protein (product_source=Hypo-rule applied; cath_funfam=3.40.390.10; pfam=PF12388; superfamily=55486) → MKNNLKKIAIVAMVALVIAACKKNQESITEPQETVKNSDKVLQYIKDLGFPAASIVDNGNEFIVEEDITFPKNMEIPANGAGAKTEQYYTGSIVNSTKKLNIRIFVDPSMTSMSSEINSAIAQWNGVPNSTLRFSVVTTAPYDILIKDENLGNGVCGQGQFPSGGSAGALVKINKNYIAGNSFAQRARTICHEFGHCISFRHTNWSAQGESTATNVPGVTGTDASSLMNGGQCGSGATVLSTKDKNAVAALY
- a CDS encoding hypothetical protein (product_source=Hypo-rule applied; cath_funfam=3.40.50.720; superfamily=51735); the protein is MKQSTFFQTYVYKANHIMGKTRNQNNVIITGATGMVGEGVLMQCINSPEIDTVLVINRKPCGYTHVKLKEIIHPDFFDFSPIENQLSGYNACFFCLGITSVGVDNDTYYKMTYTLTMHVAETLSKLNEAMTFCYVSGGGTNENGRLKWAQIKGKTENDLMRLPFTQVFNFRPGFIKPLPGQKYAHKFYKYINWLFPIGRAIYPGGFCTMAELGNAMINTLSHNGERRILEGKNIISLSKE
- a CDS encoding hypothetical protein (product_source=Hypo-rule applied; cleavage_site_network=SignalP-noTM; superfamily=51283; transmembrane_helix_parts=Inside_1_6,TMhelix_7_24,Outside_25_562) codes for the protein MKTLKSTALVLGLFALLAGTTTLVRAQDYQNDYQDDGYSTGNVSLQTFYDELSPYGTWIQDPQYGYVWRPDVDQSEFRPYYTNGRWAMTEYGNTWVSNYDWGWAPFHYGRWVINSYRQWIWLPDTNWGPAWVDWRSGDGYYGWAPMAPSISINLSFGRRYSVPEFCWNFIPQRNIYVNVFPRYDYGRNNVYIRNTTIINNTYVYNRRTYYGGPRVEDIRRATNRDVTVYRYAQSSRPGASRVGGREVSIYRPRPERNADNRSAAPRKFEQGNAGISRGGRNEGYTNRDQRGGNSNNNDNRFGSRGDNRTGQPDRNNGTISRDNNNQPNNRGEVYNRDANGRISRGNTNGLDGRNGQENVNRGQNQQRLEQMRQQRTQQDRMSQDQQRAQRDAQTQQRGQADQQQRAAQMEQQRAQRNEQFQQQRTQRDAQVQQQRNEQMQQQRAQQAQAQQQERTQRDAQMQQQRNEQMQQQRAQQAQAQQQERAQRNEQMQQQRAQQAQQQQQERAQRDAQAQQQRAQQQQQQQMQQRQEQRRTEAPQQQQQRGGERSGSEGGRPSRGGRG
- a CDS encoding putative hydrolase of the HAD superfamily (product_source=KO:K07025; cath_funfam=3.40.50.1000; cog=COG1011; ko=KO:K07025; pfam=PF13419; superfamily=56784) — its product is MKHIFFIDLDNTIYFTKPNEAQLMSGLYQLLDQEDLGITDEAYQTSKKEMLRTPFQKVAEKYGFKQLAIDRAVDYLKNREVTRPLNPSDDYHYIKSLKGRKFIVTAGFPKQQTSKVKMLGIADDFEAVHVVDVSTTNKKEAFKLLIEKYGLNKDDILIIGDDAESEIKFGLELGITTFLLDPENLHPNAESTFRGTDLSKLHAAAGQ
- a CDS encoding 16S rRNA (cytidine1402-2'-O)-methyltransferase (product_source=KO:K07056; cath_funfam=3.40.1010.10; cog=COG0313; ko=KO:K07056; pfam=PF00590; superfamily=53790; tigrfam=TIGR00096), producing the protein MQKGTLYLIPVPLAEEVAHKTFTPYLVDTINQIDTYIVENSKTARRFLKEAGLKTPQKDLIVHDYGKHNRTDLGQFFVELAAGKDVGLMSEAGCPGIADPGADIVAEAHKRGIKVVPLVGPSSILLALMASGFNGQSFAFWGYLPIDKEQRTKRIKDLDLSASRYKQTQIFIETPFRNNQLFEEVLKSCKPNTQVCVASNLTAEDEFIKTQSVYNWRKEEIDLHKKPTIFLLY
- a CDS encoding hypothetical protein (product_source=Hypo-rule applied), encoding MKNTSTPKNNPTVQGSSIADRANHDVKTDKKIQGITNGGGQRSDQTSK
- a CDS encoding hypothetical protein (product_source=Hypo-rule applied), with translation MQNESIALQAKVFLYHLNNANNENGFRAKESWKFSQVSEQGKAEIEHDFFPTVSVQVDPKKIHDFAASVLSQLKEQPKINVPDLNVSIQTGSEYFIAFSPDRMIR